Proteins found in one Miscanthus floridulus cultivar M001 chromosome 4, ASM1932011v1, whole genome shotgun sequence genomic segment:
- the LOC136549804 gene encoding protein PLASTID REDOX INSENSITIVE 2, chloroplastic-like, whose protein sequence is MATRAWVAAAAALNPQLLPHRSCSPAQSVSHAQRSASMGLRLRSRRQRPGKFVCRRAKNAGYEDYKFPDPIPEFAEQETSKFREHMAWRLEQKKEDYFGDHVEEIVDICTEILGTFLENDYCGPGTLLVHPFLDMKGEIKERGLPGAPQAARAAIAWAEKNIDKDWKAWTGEY, encoded by the exons ATGGCGACGAGGGCATGGGTGGCCGCGGCCGCTGCCTTGAACCCTCAACTCCTGCCTCACCGCTCCTGCTCGCCCGCGCAGTCGGTCTCCCACGCGCAGCGCTCGGCGTCGATGGGACTCCGGCTGCGCAGCCGCCGGCAGCGCCCGGGGAAGTTTGTGTGCCGCCGCGCCAAGAACGCGGGGTACGAGGACTACAAGTTCCCGGACCCCATCCCGGAGTTCGCCGAGCAG GAGACGAGCAAGTTCAGAGAGCACATGGCATGGCGGCTGGAGCAGAAGAAAGAGGACTACTTCGGGGACCATGTCGAGGAGATCGTTGACATCTGCACCGAG ATCTTAGGGACATTCTTGGAGAATGATTACTGTGGACCTGGGACGCTCCTGGTTCACCCATTCCTGGACATGAAGGGTGAGATCAAAGAGAGGGGGCTCCCTGGCGCACCTCAAGCGGCACGGGCAGCAATAGCATGGGCTGAAAAGAACATCGACAAGGATTGGAAGGCCTGGACTGGAGAATACTAG